Proteins co-encoded in one Euzebya rosea genomic window:
- a CDS encoding glutamate--tRNA ligase, protein MSTPLRVRFCPAPSGWLHVGGARTALFNWLWARRHDGTFVLRIEDTDAERATLESAAGMMQALDWLGLTWDEGPAIGEFEARGDHGPYLQSQRRPLHDAVARRLLEAGHAYEAFETPEELEALRASNQPYKTGHRDLTDEQRAAYRAEGREPVLRVRTPDEGEVSWEDGVRGTVTFQWAEIGDFVITRADGSPTYQLANVVDDIAQGVGFVARGEDLLSATPRQILMTQLLTADGILDAALADVDFPAREDAWPDSLTYAHMPLLVGEDRKKLSKRHGDVAIEAFEAEGMLPDVMMNFLALCGWSLDGTTERFTVPELVEAFSFDRVNPSPAFFDTAKLRSLNGDAIKAMSDADFAAALVPVFQRAGLVADPAPEADVALIAALAPHLKDRSQTLNDAVPFVAFAFRDEVEWDDKAIKKWLKPAAGDVLDFVTPRLEALESWDAESIMAVFTEATEALEVGMGKAMQPVRVVVTGSAVSPPLPETLAALDREWVLARVRDGRSKVQAGE, encoded by the coding sequence ATGAGCACTCCTCTTCGCGTCCGGTTCTGTCCTGCCCCGTCCGGCTGGCTGCACGTCGGTGGTGCCCGCACCGCCCTGTTCAACTGGCTGTGGGCCCGTCGCCACGACGGCACCTTCGTGCTGCGCATCGAGGACACCGACGCCGAGCGGGCGACTCTGGAGTCCGCGGCCGGCATGATGCAGGCGCTGGACTGGCTCGGCCTGACCTGGGACGAGGGGCCCGCGATCGGCGAGTTCGAGGCACGCGGTGACCACGGTCCCTACCTGCAGTCCCAGCGCCGCCCCCTCCACGACGCGGTCGCTCGTCGGCTGCTCGAGGCCGGCCACGCCTACGAGGCGTTCGAGACCCCCGAGGAGCTGGAGGCGCTGCGGGCGTCCAACCAGCCCTACAAGACCGGCCACCGCGACCTGACCGACGAGCAGCGTGCCGCCTACCGGGCCGAGGGTCGCGAGCCCGTCCTCCGAGTCCGCACTCCCGACGAGGGCGAGGTGTCGTGGGAGGACGGCGTGCGCGGCACGGTGACCTTCCAGTGGGCCGAGATCGGCGACTTCGTCATCACCCGCGCCGACGGCTCGCCGACCTACCAGCTGGCCAACGTCGTCGACGACATCGCCCAGGGCGTCGGGTTCGTCGCCCGAGGTGAGGACCTGCTGTCGGCCACCCCCCGACAGATCTTGATGACCCAGCTGCTGACCGCCGACGGGATCCTCGACGCGGCCCTGGCCGACGTGGACTTCCCCGCCCGCGAGGACGCCTGGCCCGACTCCCTCACCTACGCCCACATGCCGCTGCTGGTCGGCGAGGACCGCAAGAAGCTGTCCAAGCGGCACGGCGACGTCGCGATCGAGGCGTTCGAGGCCGAGGGCATGCTGCCCGACGTGATGATGAACTTCCTGGCGCTGTGCGGCTGGTCGCTTGACGGCACGACCGAGCGGTTCACCGTCCCGGAGCTCGTCGAGGCCTTCTCCTTCGATCGGGTCAACCCCAGCCCCGCGTTCTTCGACACCGCCAAGCTGCGGTCCCTCAACGGCGATGCGATCAAGGCCATGTCCGACGCCGACTTCGCCGCAGCGCTCGTGCCCGTCTTCCAGCGCGCCGGCCTGGTGGCCGACCCGGCGCCCGAGGCCGACGTCGCGCTCATCGCCGCCCTCGCCCCGCACCTGAAGGACCGTTCGCAGACCCTCAACGACGCCGTGCCGTTCGTCGCGTTCGCCTTCCGCGACGAGGTCGAGTGGGACGACAAGGCGATCAAGAAGTGGCTCAAGCCGGCCGCCGGGGACGTGCTGGACTTCGTCACCCCTCGCCTGGAGGCGCTGGAGTCCTGGGACGCCGAGTCGATCATGGCCGTCTTCACCGAGGCGACGGAGGCCCTGGAGGTCGGGATGGGCAAGGCCATGCAGCCCGTCCGCGTCGTCGTGACCGGGTCGGCCGTCAGCCCGCCGCTGCCCGAGACCCTGGCCGCCCTGGACCGCGAATGGGTCCTGGCACGTGTCCGCGACGGCCGATCGAAGGTCCAGGCAGGGGAGTAG
- a CDS encoding fumarylacetoacetate hydrolase family protein, which yields MRFVRVSRPDGPAWAALHADGQHVILLQGNPFSEYTLTEMVAPMEKVTLLPPVLPTKLLCVGKNYAAHAAEMGGDVPAQPLIFSKPSTAVIGQDGTIVLPTQSEEVHHEAELAIVIGAVARNVPAADAHKVIMGYTCANDVTARDLQRSDGQWTRAKGFDTFAPLGPWIDTDFDPSSGAKVRCRVNGEARQEGSLDDLVFGVGELVEWCSSFATLLPGDVILTGTPSGVGPLADGDTVEVEVEGLGILRNTVTAA from the coding sequence ATGCGCTTCGTCCGAGTCTCCCGCCCCGACGGCCCCGCCTGGGCCGCACTCCACGCCGACGGCCAGCACGTCATCCTCCTGCAGGGCAACCCGTTCAGCGAGTACACGCTGACCGAGATGGTCGCCCCGATGGAGAAGGTCACCCTGCTGCCACCGGTGCTGCCCACCAAGCTGCTGTGCGTCGGCAAGAACTACGCCGCCCACGCCGCGGAGATGGGCGGGGACGTGCCGGCGCAGCCGCTGATCTTCTCCAAGCCCTCCACCGCCGTGATCGGCCAGGACGGCACGATCGTCCTGCCGACGCAGAGCGAGGAGGTCCACCACGAGGCCGAGCTCGCGATCGTCATCGGTGCGGTCGCCCGCAACGTGCCGGCCGCCGACGCCCACAAGGTCATCATGGGCTACACCTGCGCCAACGACGTCACCGCCCGCGACCTGCAGCGCAGCGACGGCCAGTGGACGCGGGCCAAGGGGTTCGACACGTTCGCCCCGCTGGGCCCGTGGATCGACACCGACTTCGACCCGTCGTCGGGTGCGAAGGTCCGCTGTCGCGTCAACGGCGAGGCCCGCCAGGAGGGCTCGCTGGACGACCTGGTCTTCGGGGTCGGCGAGCTGGTGGAGTGGTGCTCGTCCTTCGCCACGCTGCTCCCGGGCGACGTCATCCTGACCGGCACCCCCTCCGGCGTCGGCCCGCTCGCCGACGGCGACACCGTCGAGGTCGAGGTCGAGGGCCTGGGCATCCTCCGCAACACCGTCACCGCGGCATAG
- a CDS encoding YihY/virulence factor BrkB family protein, with the protein MSRIQRLIGRLPPRVRGAVQVLVDTGKESADDRVTGLAAEIAFWMLLSLPPLLLTVVASAGFVGDVLGTDVEVQLITQMVDLAAQVFATDTVDATIRPTLESLLTEGSGSVVSLSFLTTLFSASRALRVVVHALTIAYDLEDTRPGWVSVLLGFGFTLVIFLGGLVVIPLVVAGPRMGEIIEDRLGVQFLLAETWRFLYWPVAILLGTALLAALYHWATPWRTPFHRELPGAVLAAVLGLLASLGLRTYTSFAFGGEAVYAPLAAPLAILLWVWLLAMSLLIGGELNAEIERAHPAGDPPPDVPTLGQMGRRAVTEVRRLRNNGTSDGQG; encoded by the coding sequence ATGAGCAGGATCCAGCGCCTCATCGGGCGCCTCCCGCCACGCGTCCGGGGTGCGGTGCAGGTCCTGGTCGACACCGGCAAGGAGTCCGCAGACGACCGGGTGACCGGCCTCGCCGCCGAGATCGCCTTCTGGATGCTGCTCAGCCTGCCGCCCCTGCTGCTGACCGTCGTCGCCTCCGCCGGGTTCGTCGGTGACGTGCTCGGCACGGACGTCGAGGTGCAGCTGATCACCCAGATGGTCGATCTGGCAGCTCAGGTGTTCGCCACCGACACCGTCGACGCAACCATCCGTCCGACGCTGGAGAGCCTGCTGACGGAGGGGTCGGGGTCGGTGGTGTCGTTGTCGTTCCTGACGACGTTGTTCTCCGCCAGCCGTGCCCTGCGGGTGGTCGTGCATGCGCTGACCATCGCCTACGACCTGGAGGACACGCGGCCCGGCTGGGTCAGCGTCCTGCTGGGCTTCGGCTTCACCCTCGTGATCTTCCTCGGCGGGCTGGTCGTGATCCCGCTGGTCGTCGCCGGCCCGCGGATGGGCGAGATCATCGAGGACCGGCTGGGCGTGCAGTTCCTGCTCGCCGAGACGTGGCGGTTCCTCTACTGGCCGGTCGCCATCCTCCTCGGGACGGCCCTGCTGGCGGCCCTGTACCACTGGGCCACGCCCTGGCGGACCCCGTTCCACCGCGAGCTGCCCGGTGCGGTGCTCGCGGCGGTGCTCGGGTTGCTGGCCAGCCTGGGGTTGCGGACCTACACCAGCTTCGCCTTCGGCGGTGAGGCCGTGTACGCGCCGCTGGCCGCACCACTGGCCATCCTGCTGTGGGTGTGGCTGCTGGCGATGTCGTTGCTGATCGGCGGCGAGCTGAACGCCGAGATCGAACGTGCCCACCCCGCCGGTGACCCGCCGCCGGACGTGCCGACCCTCGGGCAGATGGGACGCCGGGCGGTCACCGAGGTCCGACGGCTGCGCAACAACGGCACGTCCGACGGGCAGGGGTGA
- the cimA gene encoding citramalate synthase, which yields MTVELYDTTLRDGTQQEGISLSVEDKLRVARTIDALGVPYIEGGWPGANPKDTEFFKRAAAGELELTTATLVAFGMTRKPNREAAGDENLAALLEAATPIVTLVGKSDIRHVTHAINTTGEENLAMLQSSFELIRGEGRRAFYDAEHFFDGYRRDRAYALDALRAAIAGGAECVVLCDTNGGMLPREVEAVVSDVMAEVGGDGPGRAQVGIHVHNDTDCAVANSLIAMDAGVTHVQGTLNGIGERTGNANLSSIIPNLTLKKGMTDVVGEGAVGRITHIAHQVAEIMNLSVPPSAPYVGNAAFAHKAGLHVSALAKDTDLYQHVDPGSVGNRIRLLVSELAGRATVVMKGADMGLDLDSADAMAILERVKELEHLGYSFEAADASFELLVRRHTGQDVDRFVLESFRTIVERREDGSMVAEATVKVWVGDTRLIGVGEGNGPVSALDHAFRAAIGGVLPLDELHLADYKVRILDAQAGTNATTRVLITSSDADHEYTTVGVDANIIEASWQAMSDAYTASLLARES from the coding sequence ATGACGGTCGAGCTCTACGACACCACCCTCCGCGACGGCACCCAGCAGGAGGGCATCTCCCTGTCCGTGGAGGACAAGCTGCGGGTCGCCCGCACCATCGACGCGCTCGGGGTGCCCTACATCGAGGGTGGCTGGCCCGGCGCCAACCCCAAGGACACCGAGTTCTTCAAGCGGGCCGCCGCCGGCGAGCTGGAGCTGACCACCGCCACGCTCGTCGCCTTCGGCATGACCCGCAAGCCCAACCGCGAGGCCGCCGGTGACGAGAACCTGGCCGCACTGCTCGAGGCCGCCACCCCGATCGTGACCCTGGTCGGCAAGTCCGACATCCGCCACGTCACCCACGCGATCAACACCACCGGCGAGGAGAACCTCGCCATGCTGCAGTCCTCCTTCGAGCTGATCCGCGGCGAGGGACGGCGCGCCTTCTACGACGCCGAGCACTTCTTCGACGGGTACCGGCGCGACCGGGCCTACGCGCTGGACGCCCTCCGCGCCGCCATCGCCGGCGGGGCCGAGTGCGTCGTGCTGTGCGACACCAACGGCGGCATGTTGCCCCGCGAGGTCGAGGCGGTCGTCTCCGACGTCATGGCCGAGGTCGGGGGCGACGGGCCCGGCCGCGCCCAGGTGGGCATCCACGTCCACAACGACACCGACTGTGCGGTCGCCAACTCGCTGATCGCCATGGACGCCGGCGTCACCCACGTCCAGGGCACCCTCAACGGCATCGGTGAGCGGACCGGCAACGCCAACCTCTCCTCGATCATCCCCAACCTGACCCTCAAGAAGGGCATGACCGATGTCGTCGGCGAGGGGGCCGTCGGCCGCATCACCCACATCGCCCACCAGGTCGCGGAGATCATGAACCTCTCCGTGCCGCCCTCGGCCCCCTACGTCGGCAACGCCGCGTTCGCCCACAAGGCCGGACTGCACGTCTCGGCGCTGGCGAAGGACACCGACCTGTACCAGCACGTCGACCCGGGCAGCGTCGGCAACCGGATCCGCCTGCTCGTCAGCGAGCTCGCCGGCCGCGCGACGGTCGTGATGAAGGGCGCCGACATGGGCCTGGACCTCGACTCCGCCGACGCGATGGCGATCCTCGAGCGGGTCAAGGAGCTGGAGCACCTCGGCTACTCCTTCGAGGCCGCCGACGCCTCCTTCGAGCTGCTCGTGCGTCGTCACACCGGCCAGGACGTCGACCGGTTCGTGCTGGAGTCCTTCCGCACCATCGTCGAACGGCGCGAGGACGGCAGCATGGTCGCCGAGGCCACCGTCAAGGTGTGGGTCGGCGACACCCGCTTGATCGGCGTGGGGGAGGGCAACGGCCCCGTGTCGGCGCTCGACCATGCCTTCCGAGCGGCGATCGGCGGGGTGCTGCCGCTCGACGAGCTGCACCTGGCCGACTACAAGGTGCGCATCCTGGACGCGCAGGCCGGCACCAACGCCACGACACGCGTGCTGATCACCTCCAGCGACGCCGACCACGAGTACACGACCGTCGGTGTGGACGCCAACATCATCGAGGCATCCTGGCAGGCCATGTCCGACGCCTACACCGCGTCGCTGCTGGCCCGCGAGAGCTGA
- a CDS encoding DMT family transporter produces the protein MLQLYPGAARRRADVGRPVPGSRLPAAVSSAMSAAVHTVRGSGRALTLLAFLGFAVAGVLGKFAYAQGAEPLSLLVVRFAAAVVVLVVLGRRQLLAIPRRTIAILLALGTVFTGQSMAFYSAVEVAPVGLVVVVVAVYPVIVMLLDSLLARRVPSVARLSLLVVALAGLWLAAGMPTGRLDLGVLLALVCAIVYATYMRLSEPLLSGVPPLVATTWVTMGGLLSAAALVPLVVPAWPTMAGVGIAALHGAFATALPVVALYAAVQRMGATQVASLGPAEPIMATAFAAVALGEPVTAVQVAGGALVLSTVAALAGVRPRAVLPRVPGASALRRRPLPRPRPRVRVRPVLRRRMEESRV, from the coding sequence ATGCTTCAGCTGTACCCGGGCGCGGCCCGCCGACGCGCCGACGTCGGTCGCCCCGTGCCCGGTTCCCGTCTGCCTGCCGCCGTGTCATCCGCCATGTCTGCAGCCGTCCACACCGTCCGCGGCTCCGGCCGCGCCCTCACCCTCCTCGCCTTCCTCGGCTTCGCCGTCGCCGGCGTGCTGGGCAAGTTCGCCTACGCCCAGGGCGCCGAGCCGCTGTCGCTGCTGGTCGTCCGGTTCGCCGCGGCCGTCGTCGTGCTCGTCGTCCTCGGCCGCCGGCAGCTGCTGGCGATCCCGCGCCGGACCATCGCGATCCTCCTCGCCCTCGGCACGGTCTTCACCGGCCAGTCCATGGCCTTCTACTCCGCCGTCGAGGTCGCCCCGGTCGGCCTGGTCGTCGTGGTCGTGGCCGTCTACCCGGTCATCGTGATGTTGCTGGACTCCCTGCTGGCCCGACGCGTCCCGTCCGTCGCACGGCTGTCGTTGCTCGTCGTCGCCCTCGCCGGCCTGTGGCTGGCGGCCGGCATGCCGACCGGACGGCTGGACCTCGGCGTGCTGCTCGCCCTCGTCTGCGCGATCGTCTACGCGACCTACATGCGGCTCAGCGAGCCGCTGCTGAGCGGTGTCCCGCCGCTCGTCGCCACGACGTGGGTCACCATGGGCGGCCTGCTCAGCGCCGCCGCGCTGGTGCCCCTCGTCGTGCCCGCGTGGCCGACCATGGCCGGGGTCGGCATCGCCGCCCTGCACGGCGCGTTCGCCACCGCCCTGCCCGTCGTCGCCCTCTACGCGGCGGTCCAGCGGATGGGTGCCACCCAGGTCGCGTCGTTGGGCCCGGCCGAGCCGATCATGGCCACGGCGTTCGCCGCGGTCGCGCTCGGCGAGCCGGTCACCGCCGTCCAGGTCGCCGGTGGCGCCCTCGTCCTGTCCACGGTCGCGGCCCTCGCCGGCGTCCGTCCCCGGGCGGTCCTGCCGCGCGTTCCGGGCGCGTCAGCGCTGCGGCGCCGGCCCCTCCCACGTCCGCGTCCGCGTGTCCGCGTTCGTCCCGTCCTGCGCCGTCGCATGGAGGAGAGCCGGGTCTGA
- a CDS encoding potassium/proton antiporter has product MHAFWATLLRQGLRRGGSTGPPGGPGLGRLLLEELAWAAREAVHPVKMVTAGLVVVGVGVALGPTTPGPVLGAGWRLAVSVLLGLVALATAHALLQRRTDDDGLRALRVVLAATAVVVVGTLVVGSLLAVITSSEPDQVEHLLEVSLAIDRPLLVGAALLVAGILVAGVGNRLAIPGALLFLGLGMLIGSDGLELVNVSDAGMVQSIGVVALVIILFDGGLGTDADRLRRGLIPGLALGTVGVAVTAGVTAIGTMWLLGAPSRLAWLTGAIVASTDAAAVLPLLRRVKVPNRVADALRLESGVNDPIAVLLTVGLLSSWDAPSTAAAWIGFGALQLIGALAVGTAVGWSGAWLLRRVDLGTGGLYPVLALGVAGLAYGAAVAVGASGFLAVYLAGIVLAAEAPRRRRSVRLFVGALSSGAEVGLFLLLGLLVSPGELPGVAGTALAVSAVLVFVARPLAVWLSLTWFDLSLREMAAVSWLGLRGAVPIVLATLAFSSGLPEAAVVFDVVFFVVLTSALVQGLTAMPVIRRLGLPAEDGPSGSVEIMPLEDAGVDVAEVVVDADSSVAGRLLSDSGVPEGLLVSAIVRGERVLVPRGSTRLLVGDLLVVTTADQRYGSRDVQAWVRGDPVV; this is encoded by the coding sequence GTGCATGCGTTCTGGGCCACCCTGCTGCGGCAGGGCCTTCGCCGAGGAGGGAGCACCGGACCCCCCGGTGGTCCGGGACTCGGGCGCCTCCTGCTGGAGGAGCTCGCCTGGGCGGCACGCGAGGCGGTCCACCCGGTCAAGATGGTCACGGCCGGACTGGTCGTGGTGGGGGTCGGTGTGGCCCTCGGTCCCACCACTCCCGGGCCCGTCCTCGGCGCGGGCTGGCGGCTTGCCGTCTCGGTGCTGCTGGGGCTGGTCGCCCTCGCCACCGCCCACGCGCTGCTGCAACGACGCACCGACGACGACGGCCTGCGTGCCCTGCGCGTCGTGCTGGCCGCCACGGCCGTGGTCGTCGTCGGCACGCTGGTCGTCGGGTCACTCCTGGCGGTGATCACCAGCAGCGAGCCCGACCAGGTCGAGCACCTCCTCGAGGTGTCGTTGGCCATCGACCGGCCGCTGCTGGTGGGCGCGGCGCTGCTGGTCGCCGGCATCCTCGTCGCGGGCGTCGGCAACCGCCTGGCCATCCCCGGCGCCCTGCTGTTCCTCGGCCTCGGCATGCTCATCGGCAGCGACGGCCTCGAGCTGGTCAACGTCTCCGACGCGGGGATGGTCCAGAGCATCGGCGTCGTCGCGCTGGTCATCATCCTGTTCGACGGCGGGCTCGGCACCGACGCCGACCGGCTGCGCCGCGGGCTGATCCCCGGGCTGGCGCTGGGCACCGTCGGCGTGGCCGTCACCGCTGGCGTCACCGCCATCGGCACCATGTGGCTGCTGGGTGCGCCGAGCCGGCTCGCGTGGCTGACGGGCGCCATCGTCGCCTCCACCGACGCCGCGGCCGTCCTGCCGCTGCTCCGCCGCGTCAAGGTTCCCAACCGGGTGGCGGACGCCCTCCGGCTGGAGTCCGGGGTCAACGACCCGATCGCGGTGCTGCTGACCGTCGGCCTGCTGTCGTCGTGGGACGCGCCCTCGACCGCCGCGGCATGGATCGGCTTCGGGGCGCTGCAGCTGATCGGCGCGCTGGCCGTCGGGACCGCCGTCGGCTGGTCCGGTGCCTGGCTGCTGCGTCGGGTCGACCTGGGCACCGGCGGCCTGTATCCCGTGCTGGCGCTGGGCGTCGCGGGACTGGCCTACGGCGCGGCCGTGGCCGTCGGGGCCAGCGGGTTCCTGGCCGTCTACCTGGCCGGCATCGTGCTCGCGGCCGAGGCACCGCGCCGCCGCCGCTCGGTCCGCCTGTTCGTCGGCGCGCTGTCGTCGGGCGCCGAGGTGGGCCTGTTCCTGCTGCTCGGCCTGCTGGTCTCGCCCGGCGAGCTACCGGGCGTGGCCGGGACGGCGCTGGCCGTCAGCGCCGTGCTCGTGTTCGTGGCCCGCCCGCTGGCGGTGTGGCTGTCGCTGACCTGGTTCGACCTCTCCCTGCGCGAGATGGCCGCCGTGTCGTGGCTGGGCCTGCGGGGGGCCGTGCCGATCGTCCTGGCCACCCTCGCCTTCTCCAGCGGCCTGCCCGAGGCCGCCGTCGTCTTCGACGTGGTCTTCTTCGTCGTGCTGACCTCGGCGCTCGTGCAGGGCCTGACCGCGATGCCGGTCATCCGTCGGCTGGGCCTGCCGGCGGAGGACGGTCCCAGCGGCTCGGTGGAGATCATGCCGCTGGAGGACGCCGGCGTGGACGTCGCCGAGGTCGTCGTGGACGCCGACTCCTCGGTCGCCGGACGGCTGCTGTCCGACAGCGGCGTGCCCGAGGGCCTGCTCGTGTCGGCGATCGTGCGGGGCGAGCGTGTGCTGGTCCCGCGCGGCAGCACCCGCCTGCTGGTGGGGGACCTGCTGGTCGTCACCACCGCCGACCAGCGGTACGGCAGCCGCGACGTGCAGGCCTGGGTTCGCGGCGACCCCGTCGTCTGA
- the pfkA gene encoding 6-phosphofructokinase, whose translation MKRIAVLTSGGDAPGMNAAVRGVVRTADALGVQTLGVEFGYRGLIKDRMRELDARAVSGIIQLGGTILGTARSEEFRTPEGRALAAANLKARGVDGLVVIGGDGSFHGAQALSVEHGLAVVGIPGTIDNDLGGSDFTLGFDTAVNVALEAIDRIRDTASSHERLFFVEVMGRRAGWLALYAGLAGGASAVLVPERPTDIEAVRERVRGSFEMGKTFCIVVVAEGDDAGGAYGIANGVVEGTSLDSRVTVLGHVQRGGPPTMRDRVLGARLGHAAVKALLDGQDRIMVGERSGQIIRTALETAWTDNDHDAGPLLELIDLLAR comes from the coding sequence ATGAAACGAATCGCCGTACTGACGTCCGGGGGCGACGCGCCCGGCATGAACGCTGCTGTCCGTGGCGTCGTCCGAACCGCCGACGCGCTGGGGGTCCAGACCCTCGGGGTCGAGTTCGGGTACCGGGGCCTGATCAAGGATCGGATGCGCGAGCTGGACGCCCGCGCGGTCTCCGGCATCATCCAGCTGGGCGGCACGATCCTGGGGACCGCCAGGTCCGAGGAGTTCCGCACCCCGGAGGGCCGCGCCCTCGCGGCGGCCAACCTGAAAGCCCGCGGGGTCGACGGTCTGGTCGTCATCGGCGGTGACGGGTCCTTCCACGGGGCCCAGGCGCTGAGCGTCGAGCACGGCCTCGCCGTCGTCGGCATCCCCGGCACCATCGACAACGACCTGGGCGGGTCGGACTTCACCCTCGGGTTCGACACCGCGGTCAACGTGGCCCTGGAGGCCATCGACCGGATCCGCGACACCGCGTCCAGCCACGAGCGGCTGTTCTTCGTGGAGGTCATGGGTCGGCGTGCCGGGTGGCTGGCCCTCTACGCCGGTCTGGCCGGCGGTGCGTCGGCCGTGCTGGTCCCCGAGCGGCCCACCGACATCGAGGCGGTCCGCGAACGCGTCCGCGGATCCTTCGAGATGGGCAAGACCTTCTGCATCGTCGTCGTGGCCGAGGGCGACGACGCCGGCGGCGCCTACGGCATCGCCAACGGCGTGGTCGAGGGCACCTCGCTGGACTCGCGTGTGACGGTCCTCGGCCACGTCCAGCGTGGCGGTCCGCCGACGATGCGCGACCGTGTCCTCGGGGCCCGGCTGGGGCACGCAGCGGTCAAGGCGCTGCTCGACGGCCAGGACCGGATCATGGTCGGCGAACGCTCCGGCCAGATCATCCGCACGGCCCTGGAGACCGCCTGGACCGACAACGACCACGACGCCGGTCCCCTGCTGGAGCTCATCGACCTGCTGGCCCGCTGA
- a CDS encoding adenylate/guanylate cyclase domain-containing protein translates to MDVLAAVAGVAIVATLVAVGVRLRRRRRAALAEAYAAPEPDADRSTLLGQVLSGSVDLLAGTVGGALRTLVQVAGAREDDGVVTLLFCDIEGSTRLNVELGDDRWAEVLRIHEHVSSEVVATHRGRIVKTAGDGFMAVFRTPAAGVRAAVGLQEALAANPRIGVPLPARIGVHCGEVIGRGGDFYGTEVVRAARIADRAKGAETLVSDAVVDHCGDIDGVAFQPAGRVRLKGLPGRQPLSRVAVSGPAGR, encoded by the coding sequence GTGGACGTGCTGGCCGCGGTGGCGGGCGTGGCCATCGTGGCCACCCTCGTCGCGGTCGGCGTCCGGCTGCGGCGACGACGCCGGGCCGCCCTCGCCGAGGCCTACGCGGCACCGGAACCCGACGCCGACCGGAGCACGCTGCTCGGCCAGGTGCTGTCGGGGTCGGTGGACCTGCTGGCCGGCACCGTCGGCGGCGCGCTGCGCACCCTCGTCCAGGTCGCCGGTGCCCGCGAGGACGACGGCGTGGTGACCCTGCTGTTCTGTGACATCGAGGGGTCGACCCGCCTGAACGTCGAGCTCGGCGACGACCGCTGGGCGGAGGTGCTGCGGATCCACGAGCACGTCTCCAGCGAGGTCGTGGCCACGCACCGCGGCCGGATCGTCAAGACGGCCGGGGACGGCTTCATGGCGGTCTTCCGGACCCCGGCGGCCGGGGTCCGAGCGGCGGTCGGCCTGCAGGAGGCCCTCGCGGCCAACCCGCGCATCGGGGTGCCGCTGCCGGCCCGTATCGGCGTCCACTGCGGTGAGGTCATCGGCCGCGGCGGGGACTTCTACGGCACCGAGGTCGTGCGGGCCGCCCGTATCGCCGACCGGGCGAAGGGGGCGGAGACGCTCGTGTCCGACGCGGTGGTCGACCACTGCGGCGACATCGACGGGGTCGCCTTCCAGCCGGCCGGGCGAGTGCGCCTCAAGGGGCTGCCCGGCCGACAACCCCTCAGTCGGGTCGCGGTCAGCGGGCCAGCAGGTCGATGA